Proteins encoded by one window of Modestobacter marinus:
- a CDS encoding (2Fe-2S)-binding protein, which yields MTDDGAQALVVSRLPGAAALGLLAPPSATPVPGPLLADPAWTAQVLATRAVRQRTDDRRVLATVWWYSVSSVLLTPVLAGLVTGVGLSARLADTTVHALAGGVPVAATTRGGAGPDLAGDLRTTIGAVVAAVAEAGGARERPLWAIATDSLANRLLALGRAVGDVATVTALAGPLAAAIGAPLPAPRYVDVGRPDGSAARFTRRASCCLLYRVPHEVLCTSCPRRDPAERQVLLEDLAERT from the coding sequence GTGACGGACGACGGTGCCCAGGCGCTCGTGGTGTCCCGGTTGCCCGGAGCCGCCGCGCTGGGGCTGCTCGCCCCGCCGTCGGCGACGCCCGTCCCGGGGCCGCTGCTGGCCGACCCGGCGTGGACGGCGCAGGTGCTCGCCACCCGCGCCGTCCGGCAGCGGACCGACGACCGGCGGGTGCTGGCCACCGTGTGGTGGTACTCGGTGTCCAGCGTGCTCCTCACCCCGGTGCTGGCCGGGCTGGTGACCGGGGTGGGGCTGTCGGCGCGGCTGGCGGACACCACGGTGCACGCGCTGGCCGGCGGCGTGCCCGTCGCGGCGACCACCCGCGGCGGCGCCGGCCCGGACCTGGCCGGTGACCTGCGGACGACGATCGGCGCGGTCGTGGCCGCGGTGGCCGAGGCCGGCGGGGCCCGGGAGCGGCCGCTGTGGGCGATCGCCACCGACTCGCTGGCCAACCGGCTGCTCGCCCTCGGCCGCGCGGTCGGCGACGTCGCCACGGTGACCGCGCTGGCCGGGCCGCTGGCCGCGGCGATCGGTGCGCCGCTGCCCGCGCCGCGCTACGTCGACGTCGGCCGGCCCGACGGCAGCGCGGCCCGGTTCACCCGGCGGGCGTCCTGCTGCCTGCTCTACCGGGTGCCGCACGAGGTGCTGTGCACCTCGTGCCCGCGCCGGGACCCGGCCGAGCGCCAGGTGCTCCTCGAGGACCTCGCCGAGCGGACGTGA
- the acs gene encoding acetate--CoA ligase, with amino-acid sequence MSETTGQPEGNQALSDQLPEGGFPPPAELAAAANAGPDVHERAAADRVGFWEDAARRLDWAEPWEQALDWSNPPFAKWFVGGKLNVAVNCVDRHVDAGHGDQVAYHWVGEPGDTRTLTYAELKDEVCRTANALTELGVTAGDRVAIYLPMIPEAVISMLACARIGAVHMVVFGGFSPDALASRITDADAKVVITADGGYRRGAPSPLKPNVDEALTKTEGVRSVLVVKRTETDVEWTEGRDVWWHELVAGQSAEHEAQAFDAEHPLYIMYTSGTTAKPKGILHTSGGYLTQVSYTHWATFDLKPDTDVFWTAADVGWVTGHSYIVYGPLANRATSVMYEGTPETPHRGRWWEIVQQYGVTILYTAPTTIRTFMKWGDDVPAGFDLSSLRLLGSVGEPINPEAWLWYHKNIGGGRCPIVDTWWQTETGAHMITPLPGTTTLKPGSAQRPFPGIAASVVDEEGKPIEPGATGYLVLTEPWPSMLRTIWGDDERYVDTYWSRYGQGVYFAGDGAKLDEDGDIWLLGRVDDVMNVSGHRISTTEVESALVSHPTVAEAAVVGATDPTTGQGIVAFVILRGDAVDSGEDLVKALRQHVRKEIGPIASPRQIMVVAELPKTRSGKIMRRLLRDIAENRELGDVSTLTDSSVMDLISSKLPAAPSED; translated from the coding sequence ATGAGCGAGACGACCGGCCAGCCAGAGGGCAACCAGGCCCTGTCCGACCAGCTGCCCGAGGGGGGCTTCCCGCCCCCGGCCGAGCTGGCCGCGGCCGCCAACGCCGGACCCGACGTCCACGAGCGCGCAGCCGCCGACCGGGTCGGCTTCTGGGAGGACGCAGCGCGCCGGCTCGACTGGGCCGAGCCCTGGGAGCAGGCGCTGGACTGGAGCAACCCCCCGTTCGCGAAGTGGTTCGTCGGCGGCAAGCTCAACGTCGCGGTCAACTGCGTCGACCGGCACGTCGACGCCGGGCACGGCGACCAGGTCGCCTACCACTGGGTCGGCGAGCCCGGTGACACCCGCACGCTGACCTACGCCGAGCTCAAGGACGAGGTCTGCCGCACGGCCAACGCGCTCACCGAGCTCGGCGTGACCGCCGGCGACCGCGTCGCGATCTACCTGCCGATGATCCCGGAGGCGGTGATCTCGATGCTCGCGTGCGCCCGCATCGGCGCCGTCCACATGGTCGTCTTCGGCGGCTTCTCCCCCGACGCCCTCGCCAGCCGGATCACCGACGCCGACGCGAAGGTCGTCATCACCGCCGACGGCGGCTACCGGCGCGGCGCACCCAGCCCGCTCAAGCCGAACGTCGACGAGGCGCTGACCAAGACCGAGGGCGTGCGCAGCGTGCTCGTCGTCAAGCGCACCGAGACCGACGTCGAGTGGACCGAGGGCCGCGACGTCTGGTGGCACGAGCTGGTCGCCGGCCAGTCGGCCGAGCACGAGGCGCAGGCCTTCGACGCCGAGCACCCGCTCTACATCATGTACACCTCGGGCACGACGGCGAAGCCCAAGGGGATCCTGCACACCTCCGGCGGCTACCTCACCCAGGTCTCCTACACCCACTGGGCGACCTTCGACCTCAAGCCCGACACCGACGTCTTCTGGACCGCGGCCGACGTCGGCTGGGTCACCGGGCACAGCTACATCGTCTACGGGCCGCTGGCCAACCGGGCGACCTCGGTCATGTACGAGGGCACCCCGGAGACCCCGCACCGGGGCCGCTGGTGGGAGATCGTGCAGCAGTACGGGGTGACGATCCTCTACACCGCACCGACCACGATCCGCACGTTCATGAAGTGGGGCGACGACGTCCCGGCCGGCTTCGACCTCTCCTCGCTGCGGCTGCTCGGCTCGGTCGGTGAGCCGATCAACCCCGAGGCGTGGCTCTGGTACCACAAGAACATCGGCGGCGGCCGCTGCCCGATCGTGGACACCTGGTGGCAGACCGAGACCGGCGCGCACATGATCACCCCGCTGCCGGGCACGACCACCCTCAAGCCCGGCTCGGCCCAGCGCCCCTTCCCCGGCATCGCGGCCAGCGTGGTCGACGAGGAGGGCAAGCCGATCGAGCCCGGCGCCACCGGCTACCTGGTGCTCACCGAGCCCTGGCCGTCGATGCTGCGCACCATCTGGGGCGACGACGAGCGGTACGTCGACACCTACTGGAGCCGGTACGGCCAGGGCGTCTACTTCGCCGGCGACGGCGCCAAGCTCGACGAGGACGGCGACATCTGGCTGCTCGGCCGGGTCGACGACGTCATGAACGTCTCCGGGCACCGCATCTCCACCACCGAGGTCGAGTCCGCCCTGGTCAGCCACCCGACGGTGGCCGAGGCGGCGGTCGTCGGCGCCACCGACCCGACCACCGGACAGGGCATCGTGGCGTTCGTCATCCTGCGCGGGGACGCCGTGGACTCCGGCGAGGACCTGGTGAAGGCGCTGCGCCAGCACGTCCGCAAGGAGATCGGGCCGATCGCCAGCCCGCGGCAGATCATGGTCGTCGCCGAGCTGCCCAAGACGCGCTCGGGGAAGATCATGCGCCGGCTGCTGCGGGACATCGCGGAGAACCGCGAGCTGGGCGACGTCAGCACCCTGACCGACTCCTCGGTCATGGACCTGATCAGCTCCAAGCTCCCGGCCGCGCCCAGCGAGGACTGA
- a CDS encoding phage holin family protein, with protein sequence MAHSVSTTPPVSRPAGATPLAGRPAGPAEPSVGTLAKSAMADVSTLVRGEIELAKAEVGASVKRGGAGAAAFAAAGVMLAFAGFFFFFFLAELLAEWLPRWAAFLIVFALLVLIAAIVGFVGWRLVKKIKKPERTIETLQDLPDVMRREAPGKRTHDLPTVRNGQVVRQDAHAPLR encoded by the coding sequence GTGGCCCACAGTGTCTCGACGACTCCGCCGGTGAGTCGTCCCGCCGGGGCAACTCCGCTGGCGGGGCGTCCCGCCGGGCCCGCCGAGCCCTCGGTCGGCACGCTCGCCAAGAGCGCGATGGCCGACGTGTCGACCCTCGTGCGCGGCGAGATCGAGCTCGCCAAGGCCGAGGTCGGTGCCTCCGTCAAGCGCGGAGGAGCCGGCGCCGCGGCGTTCGCCGCAGCCGGCGTGATGCTGGCCTTCGCCGGGTTCTTCTTCTTCTTCTTCCTCGCCGAGCTGCTCGCCGAGTGGCTCCCCCGGTGGGCGGCGTTCCTCATCGTGTTCGCGCTGCTGGTGCTGATCGCGGCGATCGTCGGCTTCGTCGGGTGGCGACTGGTCAAGAAGATCAAGAAGCCCGAGCGCACCATCGAGACGCTGCAGGACCTCCCCGACGTCATGCGTCGTGAGGCCCCCGGCAAGCGGACCCACGACCTGCCCACCGTGCGGAACGGCCAGGTCGTCCGCCAGGACGCGCACGCCCCCCTGCGCTGA
- a CDS encoding alpha/beta fold hydrolase, translating to MLLLHGFPQFWWSWRHQLTGLAAAGFRVVAPDLRGYGASDKPPRGYDLPTAAADAAAVVRALGEEDAVVVGADWGGLVAWTMAALHPRSVRSLVVVSAAHPRRLRSSVSDPRQRRALAHALPFQLPRLPERRLTRPDDDPVAEWMRRWAGPSWVHTADFAEAVSRYRSASRIPQAAYGAMEYHRWAGRSQLRPDGWRFARRMAAPVTAPTLQLHGALDPVVLTSTAQGSGRYVAGAYEWRELPGVGHFPHEEAPDEVTAAIAAWAH from the coding sequence GTGCTGCTGCTGCACGGGTTCCCGCAGTTCTGGTGGTCATGGCGGCACCAGCTGACCGGGCTGGCCGCCGCCGGGTTCCGGGTGGTCGCCCCCGACCTGCGGGGCTACGGCGCCAGCGACAAGCCGCCCCGCGGGTACGACCTGCCGACCGCCGCCGCCGACGCGGCCGCGGTCGTGCGGGCGCTCGGCGAGGAGGACGCGGTCGTCGTCGGCGCCGACTGGGGCGGCCTGGTCGCCTGGACGATGGCCGCGCTGCACCCCCGGAGCGTGCGCAGTCTCGTCGTCGTCTCGGCGGCACACCCCCGCCGGCTGCGCAGCTCGGTCTCCGACCCCCGGCAGCGGCGGGCCCTGGCCCACGCCCTGCCCTTCCAGCTCCCCCGGTTGCCCGAACGGCGCCTGACCCGGCCCGACGACGACCCGGTGGCCGAGTGGATGCGCCGCTGGGCCGGCCCCTCCTGGGTGCACACCGCCGACTTCGCCGAGGCCGTGAGCCGGTACCGGTCGGCCAGCCGCATCCCCCAGGCGGCCTACGGGGCGATGGAGTACCACCGCTGGGCCGGGCGCTCGCAGCTGCGCCCGGACGGGTGGCGCTTCGCCCGGCGGATGGCCGCCCCCGTCACCGCGCCCACCCTGCAGCTCCACGGGGCACTCGACCCGGTGGTTCTGACCTCGACCGCCCAGGGGTCGGGCCGCTACGTGGCCGGCGCCTACGAGTGGCGGGAGCTGCCCGGCGTGGGGCACTTCCCGCACGAAGAGGCCCCGGACGAGGTGACCGCCGCCATCGCCGCCTGGGCCCACTGA
- a CDS encoding MarP family serine protease codes for MSLVDLTLIVLALVFALSGFRQGLIISATSFVGFFGGAVVGAQLSGPIADDLANSSVTRVFVALVVVLAGALLGQLLAGLIGRAVRRWITWEPAKVVDSVAGAVVSALAVLLVAWMVAIPLASSPFPGVAGQVRQSSLVQAVDRTVPDQVRTLYDSLREAIDRQGLPDVLDPLTPTQARDVPAPDQALLASPVVDQVRDSVVQIRGIAASCSRQIDGSGFVFADDRVMTNAHVLAGVTDPTVIAEGEAYDAVTVYVDEATDVAVLAVPGLPQEPLEFAATPVDTGADAIVMGYPGGGPFYVGPARVRDRGDISGPDFRTTRTVQRDVYALYGQVRAGNSGGPLLASDGSVLGVVFASAIDDPETGYALTAQEVAEAVTVGGAAVAEVDTGACE; via the coding sequence ATGTCCCTCGTCGACCTCACCCTCATCGTGCTCGCGCTCGTCTTCGCCCTCTCCGGCTTCCGGCAGGGCCTGATCATCTCCGCCACCTCGTTCGTGGGGTTCTTCGGCGGTGCCGTCGTCGGCGCCCAGCTCTCCGGGCCGATCGCCGACGACCTGGCCAACTCCTCGGTGACCCGGGTGTTCGTCGCCCTGGTCGTGGTCCTGGCCGGCGCGCTGCTCGGCCAGCTGCTGGCCGGGCTGATCGGCAGGGCCGTGCGCAGGTGGATCACCTGGGAACCGGCCAAGGTCGTCGACTCGGTGGCCGGGGCGGTGGTCTCCGCCCTCGCCGTCCTGCTGGTGGCGTGGATGGTGGCCATCCCGCTGGCCAGCTCCCCGTTCCCCGGCGTGGCCGGGCAGGTCCGCCAGTCCTCCCTCGTCCAGGCCGTGGACCGCACCGTGCCCGACCAGGTGCGCACGCTCTACGACTCGCTCCGCGAGGCGATCGACCGGCAGGGCCTGCCCGACGTCCTGGACCCCCTGACCCCCACCCAGGCGCGCGACGTCCCGGCGCCGGACCAGGCGCTGCTGGCCAGCCCGGTGGTCGACCAGGTGCGCGACTCGGTGGTGCAGATCCGGGGGATCGCGGCCTCCTGCTCCCGGCAGATCGACGGCTCCGGCTTCGTCTTCGCCGACGACCGGGTGATGACCAACGCGCACGTGCTGGCCGGCGTCACCGACCCCACGGTCATCGCCGAGGGTGAGGCCTACGACGCCGTCACGGTGTACGTCGACGAGGCCACCGACGTGGCCGTGCTCGCCGTCCCCGGGCTGCCGCAGGAGCCGCTGGAGTTCGCCGCCACGCCCGTCGACACCGGCGCCGACGCGATCGTCATGGGCTACCCCGGCGGCGGGCCCTTCTACGTCGGACCGGCCCGGGTGCGCGACCGCGGGGACATCAGCGGCCCGGACTTCCGGACCACCCGCACCGTGCAGCGCGACGTGTACGCCCTCTACGGGCAGGTGCGGGCGGGCAACTCCGGTGGCCCGCTGCTCGCCTCCGACGGGTCGGTGCTCGGCGTGGTCTTCGCCTCGGCGATCGACGACCCGGAGACCGGCTACGCGCTGACCGCCCAGGAGGTGGCCGAGGCCGTGACGGTCGGTGGGGCGGCGGTCGCCGAGGTCGACACCGGCGCCTGCGAGTAG